AGTAGTTTTGAATTATTAAGTAATTAACCGGACTTGATACAACAAACCTCAAACCTGTAAGTGCTGCCAATTTTTGAGGAAATTGAATGCCGAAACAAATTATCATCGCGGAGCAGCACCAAATTGCTGCGGTTTTTTCTGAAGATCAAATACAGGAACTCGTTGTTGCTACGGGGCACCATCAAATAGGTGATATCTACTTAGGAGTAGTAGAAAACGTATTGCCTGGGATAGATGCAGCTTTTGTCAATATTGGCGACCCAGAGCGCAACGGTTTTATTCACGTTACCGACTTGGGGCCATTGAAGCTCAAGCGTACCGCAGCGGCAATTACAGAACTACTTGCACCACAACAGAAAGTTTTGGTGCAAGTAATGAAAGAGCCAACGGGGACAAAAGGTCCCAGGCTCACGGGTAACATTACCTTACCAGGACGCTACGTAGTACTGATGCCCTACGGTCGGGGCGTAAATTTATCCCGACGGATTAAAAGTGAAAGTGAGCGCAACCGCTTGCGAGCGCTGGCGATTTTGGTCAAGCCGGCGGGAATGGGTTTGCTTGTGCGTACAGAAGCAGAAGGCAAACCCGAAGAAGCGATTATGGAAGATTTGGAATTGCTGCAAAAGCAATGGGAGGCGATCCAGCAGGAAGCGCATTCCACCCGTGCCCCAGCACTGCTCAACCGAGATGATGATTTCATTCAGCGCGTATTGCGGGATATGTACGGCGCGGATGTAAATCGGATTGTTGTGGATTCCAGTACTGGTTTGAAGCGCGTCAAACAGTACTTGCAGAATTGGAGTGGCGGTCAAACACCGCAGGGATTGTTGATTGATCATCATCGCGATCGCTCCCCAATTTTAGAATACTTCCGCATCACTGCTGCGATTAGAGAAGCCCTGAAACCAAGGGTAGACCTACCTTCTGGCGGTTATATTATCATCGAGCCGACGGAAGCACTAACCGTAATCGATGTTAACTCAGGTTCCTTCACGCGATCGGCAACAGCTAGAGAAACAGTTTTGTGGACAAACTGCGAAGCCGCAACAGAAATTGCTCGTCAGTTGCGTCTGCGAAATATCGCCGGGGTGATCGTCGTTGATTTTATCGATATGGAATCGAGACGTGACCAGCTACAAGTTCTCGAACACTTTAATAAAGCACTCAAAGCAGACAAAGCTCGTCCCCAGATTGCTCAACTTACCGAACTGGGTTTAGTAGAACTGACCCGCAAACGTCAGGGTCAAAATATTTACGAATTGTTTGGTGAAACTTGCCCCACCTGTGGCGGTTTAGGACATACTGTGCGTCTGCCTGGAGAAATCGAAAACCGATTGCCAATACCGGCAGAGACACCAGAGCGCGAACGTTTTGTATCCTTACCTCACCGAGAACCACGTCAGCCATCTGCCCGCACCCCTGAACCACGAGAAACATACGATGGATTTGGGGAAGCATTTGACGGCGACTCGGAATTGAGCAACTTAAATCTGATCAATCATCCTAGTTATCAAGAACTGAATGATAAGCGCCGTACCCGCACTCGCCGCAGTCGAATTGGTGTCAATGGGTTAAACGGGAAAGATGAAGCTCGGATTGTTCCTAATCCCCTGGCTTTTGTTAACGAGCCAGATTTAGACCTGGATATAGAACCAGAACTAGGAGTTGCACCAGAAATTCCCTCACCCACCCTTGGTAAACCAGGCTGGAGTGAAAGAGTAGAGCGCACTAAAATTATCAAGGCAGAACCAGTTAAACCAGTGGTAGAACCACCGGAGATTAGAACTGTAGAAATGAGCCTCCAAGAACAGGATATATTTGCCTTAATGGGAATATCTCCGTTGGTGAAGTTAGAGCAAGAGGTGAAAAATACCAAGTCTGTAATTATTAATGTGATTCAGCCCGGTCAACAGCCAACGACCCCAATTGAATCAACCTCAGAATCAACTATTGTCCAAAAAGCAACACCTGAAATAATCACTATTGCCCAAAAGGCAACGCCTGAAATAACTGCCAGCAAAATACCGACACCAAAAGTTATTGAGCCAGAACAAAAATCTTTGATTGAAGAAACAACTGAACCATCGGAGTTGACTGTGAATCCTTCGGGACGCTTGTCTGCAAAAGCCGCCGCCGCGAACGAAATCGCAGATGAAAGCGAAGCTAATAGCAGCGCCACTGCCAGCCGTCGCCGCCGCCGTCGTTCCTCAGCGATCGAGGATAATTAATTTGCTTTATGGTAGAAACATCGCCAACGCCTTTGGAACAATCCGCTTGGCTGGAGTTTTCTACCTTGTTGTCAGAGATTCCAGGGTTAGTTGCAGGTGTTGATGAAGTAGGGCGAGGTGCTCTATTTGGTCCTGTCGTGGCGGCAGCAGTGATCTTACCAGATCGCGCTTTGCCTATACTGATGGCAGCTAAAATCAAAGACAGTAAAAAGTTGTCTAGTTCTCGGAGAACCGAGCTAGCGCAGCAAATTTGTGCGCTGGCTATAGACTGGAAAATTGGGTTTGCTTCTACTGCCGAAATTGACAAGATAAATATTTTGCAAGCGACGCTGTTAGCAATGAAGCGGGCTGTACTGAAGTTAAAGGTACAGCCTGCACTTTGCTTGATTGACGGCAATCAGTCAATCAAAGATTTGTTATTGCCGCAACAAACAATAGTTAAAGGAGACGAGCGATCGCTCACTATTGCCTCTGCTAGTATTGTTGCTAAGGTTTGGCGTGACGATCTGATAATGCGTCTAGCATTAAAATACCCTATGTACAACCTGGAGTGTAACAAGGGTTATGGTAGCCAGCGACATTTGCTGGCTTTGCAACAATATGGGCCGTCGCCTCTGCATCGTCAGTCTTTTCGTCCTTGCCAAATCAAAAGTCTGAATGTTGAGTGATTGAAGAAGAATACAGAATTCAGAATGAATTAGTGGGGATTCAGTCGTGCCACTAATTACAGAATTCAATTCTGTAGCTTGCTTCCCTGAAAGGGTATTCTGGCTCCTGAATTCTGTTTGTTAAAATAATTACTCAGCATTCAGGATTGGGAATTCAGTGGTATCCCTGTCAAGTCCTCTGTCTTTGGTTTGTGATATCACCCAGTAACGATAATCCGTCAAAAGTTGATTCAATAACCGTTGCTTGACTGACAACAGTACGCTTTTAAGCAAACCATTGCCAGTAGCTTCTAAAATCGGCTTAGGAGTAAAGGAAAATGGCGGTGGGAAATCCACCACCACTTCTAAATCAGCTTTTCCTTGCAGGCGAGTGCCAGTGCTAAACTCTTTGGGAGACAAATAGCCTTTTAAATTGAGAGCAAAGCGCTGGTTAATATACTCGAAACCTAAAATTTCACAGTTTAGTGATCGCAAATAAATTA
This portion of the Nostoc sp. GT001 genome encodes:
- a CDS encoding Rne/Rng family ribonuclease; translated protein: MPKQIIIAEQHQIAAVFSEDQIQELVVATGHHQIGDIYLGVVENVLPGIDAAFVNIGDPERNGFIHVTDLGPLKLKRTAAAITELLAPQQKVLVQVMKEPTGTKGPRLTGNITLPGRYVVLMPYGRGVNLSRRIKSESERNRLRALAILVKPAGMGLLVRTEAEGKPEEAIMEDLELLQKQWEAIQQEAHSTRAPALLNRDDDFIQRVLRDMYGADVNRIVVDSSTGLKRVKQYLQNWSGGQTPQGLLIDHHRDRSPILEYFRITAAIREALKPRVDLPSGGYIIIEPTEALTVIDVNSGSFTRSATARETVLWTNCEAATEIARQLRLRNIAGVIVVDFIDMESRRDQLQVLEHFNKALKADKARPQIAQLTELGLVELTRKRQGQNIYELFGETCPTCGGLGHTVRLPGEIENRLPIPAETPERERFVSLPHREPRQPSARTPEPRETYDGFGEAFDGDSELSNLNLINHPSYQELNDKRRTRTRRSRIGVNGLNGKDEARIVPNPLAFVNEPDLDLDIEPELGVAPEIPSPTLGKPGWSERVERTKIIKAEPVKPVVEPPEIRTVEMSLQEQDIFALMGISPLVKLEQEVKNTKSVIINVIQPGQQPTTPIESTSESTIVQKATPEIITIAQKATPEITASKIPTPKVIEPEQKSLIEETTEPSELTVNPSGRLSAKAAAANEIADESEANSSATASRRRRRRSSAIEDN
- a CDS encoding ribonuclease HII produces the protein MVETSPTPLEQSAWLEFSTLLSEIPGLVAGVDEVGRGALFGPVVAAAVILPDRALPILMAAKIKDSKKLSSSRRTELAQQICALAIDWKIGFASTAEIDKINILQATLLAMKRAVLKLKVQPALCLIDGNQSIKDLLLPQQTIVKGDERSLTIASASIVAKVWRDDLIMRLALKYPMYNLECNKGYGSQRHLLALQQYGPSPLHRQSFRPCQIKSLNVE
- a CDS encoding DUF1997 domain-containing protein, with translation MATRFTASQSVEIAVPEQPIPIQHYLRQPQRLVKALVDNSRIQQLSEEVFRLKMRPLTFMSLSIQPTVDMRVWAESNGIIYLRSLNCEILGFEYINQRFALNLKGYLSPKEFSTGTRLQGKADLEVVVDFPPPFSFTPKPILEATGNGLLKSVLLSVKQRLLNQLLTDYRYWVISQTKDRGLDRDTTEFPILNAE